A genome region from Nocardia sp. NBC_00565 includes the following:
- a CDS encoding nuclear transport factor 2 family protein codes for MDQDAVSAISRLKFRYLRTLDTKSWDEFADTMIPEATATYSEYLQFESRDAFLAFMRNTLGPHVITEHRCDHPEIDVDGDTATGTWYLADTVLIPAHNMLLRGAAFYTDRYVRCQDGRWRIAHTGYERTYEVVLSLSDLPSLRLTSSRWGLIAREDGIASVERNPGTTFRREPAPEAEPEAG; via the coding sequence ATGGATCAGGATGCTGTGTCAGCGATCAGTCGCCTGAAGTTTCGGTATCTGCGCACCCTCGACACCAAGTCGTGGGATGAATTCGCGGATACCATGATCCCCGAGGCGACCGCCACGTACAGCGAGTACCTGCAGTTCGAGTCGCGGGACGCGTTCCTGGCATTCATGCGCAACACCCTCGGTCCACATGTCATCACCGAGCACAGATGCGACCATCCGGAGATCGATGTCGACGGCGATACCGCCACCGGCACTTGGTATCTCGCCGATACCGTGCTGATACCGGCGCACAACATGCTGCTACGCGGCGCGGCGTTCTACACCGACCGCTATGTGCGCTGTCAGGACGGGCGCTGGCGCATCGCGCACACCGGGTACGAGCGGACCTACGAGGTGGTCCTATCGCTCAGCGACCTGCCCAGCCTGCGGTTGACGTCGAGTCGCTGGGGGCTGATCGCGCGGGAGGACGGCATCGCGTCGGTCGAGCGTAATCCGGGTACGACTTTTCGCCGCGAGCCCGCACCTGAAGCGGAGCCCGAGGCGGGGTGA
- a CDS encoding Abi-alpha family protein yields MADDRTGQDVARAGSRSMERSSDVEQRQISNEARLIRGVFRAAGLAAGTVARGSQWAVETTYEVTKEITQAALDGESSADIAERTGNALRSIARSALGVTEGSVREIVSYVPTSNGAAQQQALGIGTPLHSASSEELRRRGDALLARSADVYFTEDVHPAYDRILDELAPDEARILRFMALNGPQPSVDVRTNRPLGIGSELVTGDLTSVPEQAGVRYPDRARTYLINLTRLGLAQVSDDPVVLSRYMVLEVQPVVEAALKKAGRAPKIVRKSLRLTEFGSDFCHTCFTIGN; encoded by the coding sequence GTGGCAGACGACAGGACCGGACAGGACGTGGCCCGGGCCGGTTCCCGCTCGATGGAGCGCAGCTCGGATGTCGAACAGCGGCAGATCAGCAATGAGGCACGGCTGATTCGCGGTGTGTTCCGAGCGGCGGGGCTCGCGGCGGGCACCGTGGCGCGCGGCAGTCAGTGGGCCGTCGAGACGACCTACGAGGTGACCAAGGAGATCACCCAGGCCGCGCTCGACGGTGAGTCGTCGGCCGATATCGCCGAACGCACCGGCAATGCGCTGCGCTCCATCGCGCGCAGCGCGCTCGGCGTCACCGAGGGGTCGGTGCGCGAAATCGTCAGCTACGTACCGACTTCGAACGGTGCGGCGCAGCAGCAGGCGCTCGGCATCGGCACGCCGCTGCACTCGGCGAGCAGCGAGGAACTGCGCCGCCGTGGCGATGCGCTGCTCGCCCGCTCGGCCGATGTCTACTTCACCGAAGATGTGCACCCCGCCTACGACCGGATCCTCGACGAGTTGGCTCCGGATGAGGCGCGCATTCTGCGGTTCATGGCGTTGAACGGTCCGCAGCCCTCGGTCGATGTGCGGACCAACCGTCCGCTCGGCATCGGCTCGGAACTGGTGACCGGGGATCTGACCTCGGTGCCCGAACAGGCCGGTGTCCGTTACCCGGACCGGGCGCGCACCTATCTGATCAACCTCACCCGGCTCGGGCTGGCCCAGGTCTCCGACGATCCGGTGGTGCTCAGCCGGTACATGGTGCTCGAGGTGCAGCCGGTGGTCGAGGCGGCGCTGAAGAAGGCCGGGCGCGCGCCCAAGATCGTGCGCAAGAGTCTGCGACTGACCGAGTTCGGCAGCGACTTCTGCCACACCTGCTTCACCATCGGGAACTGA
- a CDS encoding DUF445 domain-containing protein: MLESVFGVHPTLLLELVTIPLFTGIIGYVTNWTGILMLFKPVAFHGTHLPGLRAVFPFLPKRIQVLPLLSYDGRIGWQGIVPSRADKMASIAVDKGLAKLGSVADFYRELEPDKLAEHLATIADAQIKDIVEEILRREHPQLWYNLPTGVREMIHARVRQQLPDILRELTEELGANIDQLLDVKQMVIRYFQARPHLLNTLFQVLGAKELRFMQNFGFYFGAPMGVVLVGVLHVTGWSTLVVLPVGGVIIGWVVNWIGLNMIFAPAYPKWWCPWRQGLLIKRQSEITDGYAELVSSQVMTVANIGDELLNGPRSDRTMQMLEDTLRPAADRALGPARPAVKFMLGSREYDSLQSTLTAEAMTIAPIAFADPDFNIQQGRQINDYIAKQMSALSPPDFVDMLRSAIKQDEWLLFLHGGVLGLFAGYAHILIFGTGVATSWL; encoded by the coding sequence GTGTTAGAGAGTGTTTTCGGTGTCCACCCGACGCTCCTGCTCGAGCTAGTGACCATCCCGCTTTTCACTGGCATCATCGGCTACGTCACCAACTGGACCGGCATCCTCATGCTGTTCAAGCCGGTCGCCTTCCATGGCACGCATCTACCTGGTCTACGCGCAGTGTTTCCGTTCCTGCCCAAGCGAATTCAGGTGCTGCCGCTACTGAGTTACGACGGCAGAATCGGCTGGCAGGGCATCGTGCCGTCGCGCGCGGACAAAATGGCGAGCATCGCGGTCGACAAGGGCCTGGCGAAACTCGGTAGCGTCGCCGACTTCTATCGCGAACTGGAGCCCGACAAGCTCGCCGAACACCTCGCCACTATCGCCGACGCGCAGATCAAGGACATCGTCGAAGAAATCCTGCGCCGCGAACACCCGCAACTCTGGTACAACTTGCCGACCGGCGTGCGCGAGATGATTCACGCGCGGGTCCGCCAGCAGCTGCCCGATATTCTGCGCGAGCTGACCGAGGAATTGGGCGCCAATATCGATCAGCTGCTCGACGTCAAGCAGATGGTCATCCGCTATTTCCAGGCGCGGCCACATCTGCTCAACACCCTTTTCCAGGTGCTCGGCGCCAAGGAACTGCGCTTCATGCAGAACTTCGGTTTCTACTTCGGCGCTCCGATGGGTGTGGTGCTGGTCGGGGTGCTGCATGTGACCGGTTGGTCGACACTGGTGGTGCTGCCGGTCGGCGGCGTCATCATCGGCTGGGTGGTCAACTGGATCGGCCTGAACATGATCTTCGCGCCCGCGTATCCGAAGTGGTGGTGCCCGTGGCGGCAGGGTCTGCTGATCAAGCGGCAGTCCGAAATCACCGACGGCTACGCCGAATTGGTCTCCAGTCAGGTGATGACCGTCGCCAATATCGGTGACGAACTGCTGAACGGCCCGCGCTCGGACCGGACCATGCAGATGCTCGAGGACACCCTGCGCCCCGCCGCGGACCGCGCGCTCGGACCCGCCCGACCGGCGGTGAAGTTCATGCTCGGCAGCCGCGAGTACGACTCGCTGCAGTCGACACTGACCGCCGAAGCCATGACCATCGCCCCCATCGCCTTCGCCGATCCGGACTTCAACATCCAGCAGGGCAGGCAGATCAACGACTACATCGCCAAACAGATGTCGGCCCTGTCGCCCCCCGACTTCGTGGATATGTTGCGATCGGCCATCAAACAGGACGAATGGCTGCTTTTTCTGCATGGCGGCGTGTTGGGCCTGTTCGCCGGATACGCTCACATCCTGATCTTCGGAACGGGAGTAGCGACATCATGGCTGTGA
- a CDS encoding Abi-alpha family protein, protein MAVTESGGDDLSAAGQRSARVEPSETAETPRPATEIARLPSAAVELESATRKRELGSVRKTVRATTGVARVAVTAAGAVTAWSIDTALGVGATVVKGSIAGNPPREVLAEAEAEVRDAVRRALRLPATPEQPTTDAVPTLREQGAALLRLSASTQGEHHETHPAFARMLEELTPDEARILRFLHLDGPQPAIDIRAGRPRALGTERIISGLNLIGDHAGLRFPNRIQQYLPNLRRLGLIDFAKDPVGNPNRYQILEAQAPVREVLKRSGFGTKIYYRSITLTGFGADFVQTCLPIVVQDGRASGTD, encoded by the coding sequence ATGGCTGTGACGGAATCGGGCGGCGACGATCTCTCGGCCGCCGGGCAGCGCTCTGCTCGTGTGGAGCCCTCCGAAACGGCCGAAACACCCCGGCCCGCAACAGAAATCGCGCGGCTGCCGAGCGCCGCGGTCGAGCTCGAATCCGCCACGCGCAAGCGGGAACTCGGGTCGGTGCGCAAGACCGTCCGCGCGACCACCGGCGTGGCGCGCGTCGCGGTGACCGCCGCTGGCGCGGTAACCGCGTGGAGCATCGACACCGCGCTCGGTGTCGGCGCCACCGTCGTCAAGGGCAGCATCGCGGGCAACCCGCCGCGCGAAGTACTCGCCGAGGCCGAGGCGGAGGTCCGCGACGCCGTGCGCCGCGCCCTGCGCCTGCCCGCCACCCCCGAACAACCCACCACCGATGCCGTGCCCACCCTGCGCGAACAAGGTGCCGCGCTGCTGCGACTGTCCGCGAGCACCCAGGGCGAACATCACGAAACCCACCCCGCCTTCGCCCGCATGCTCGAGGAACTGACTCCCGACGAAGCCCGCATCCTGCGCTTCCTCCACCTCGACGGCCCGCAACCCGCCATCGACATCCGCGCCGGGCGCCCCCGTGCCCTCGGCACCGAACGAATCATCTCCGGCCTCAACCTGATCGGCGACCACGCCGGCCTGCGCTTCCCCAACCGCATCCAGCAATACCTCCCCAACCTCCGCCGCCTCGGCCTCATCGATTTCGCCAAGGACCCGGTCGGCAACCCCAACCGCTACCAAATCCTCGAAGCCCAAGCCCCCGTCCGAGAAGTCCTGAAACGCTCCGGCTTCGGCACCAAGATCTACTACCGCAGCATCACCCTCACCGGTTTCGGCGCCGACTTCGTCCAAACCTGCCTACCAATAGTTGTCCAAGACGGCCGAGCCTCCGGCACCGACTAG
- a CDS encoding ABC-F family ATP-binding cassette domain-containing protein: MSNLINLEQVAKSFGIKPLLDNVSLGIHAGERIGVVGLNGGGKTTLLEVLTGLEPPDSGRVSRVGGLRMAVVTQRGVLPPGSTVGSVVLAGLADDAMTDDVAEHEWASNPRIRSVMEGIGIAGLGLDTSVDNLSGGERRRVALAAALVRDLDLLVLDEPTNHLDVEGVQWLAEHLLNRRSALVVVTHDRWFLDTVATDTWEVVGGKVESYEGGYGDWIFARAERARQADATEARRANLARKELAWLRRGAKARTSKPRYRVEAAEALIADVPPPRDSVSLAAFARKRLGRVVIELEDATLTTPDGRELVRDLTWRLAPGERVGLVGVNGSGKTTLLRTLAGAAEPAAGKRVQGQTVQIGWLRQELDDLPTHLRVLEAVQQIAQRLMLGDKEISAGQLAERLGFTPARQRTPVGDLSGGERRRLQLTRILMAEPNVLLLDEPTNDLDIDTLQQLEDLLDNWAGTLVVISHDRYLIERICDSTWALFGDGKLTNLPGGIDEYLKKRAVLSSATTRSTAETKPDTPATDSAAYRAARKELAKLERTIDKLTEREQRLHAALADAATDPDKLITLGAELKQVRAEKESAEERWLELADGA, encoded by the coding sequence ATGTCCAACCTGATCAACCTCGAACAGGTCGCCAAGAGTTTCGGCATCAAGCCGCTCCTGGATAACGTATCGCTCGGCATTCACGCGGGCGAGCGAATCGGTGTCGTCGGCCTCAACGGCGGCGGCAAGACAACCCTGTTGGAGGTGTTGACCGGTCTCGAGCCGCCCGACAGCGGCCGGGTGAGCCGGGTCGGTGGGCTGCGCATGGCGGTGGTGACCCAGCGCGGTGTGCTGCCGCCGGGCTCGACCGTTGGTTCGGTGGTGTTGGCCGGCCTGGCCGACGACGCGATGACCGATGATGTCGCCGAACACGAATGGGCGTCGAACCCGCGCATCCGTTCGGTGATGGAAGGCATCGGGATCGCGGGTCTCGGCCTGGACACCTCCGTAGACAACCTCTCCGGCGGTGAGCGCCGCCGCGTCGCACTGGCTGCCGCACTGGTGCGCGACCTCGATCTGCTGGTGCTCGACGAGCCGACCAACCACCTCGATGTCGAGGGTGTGCAGTGGCTCGCCGAACACCTGCTCAACCGCCGCAGTGCACTGGTAGTCGTGACGCACGATCGCTGGTTCCTCGACACCGTTGCCACCGATACCTGGGAGGTCGTCGGCGGCAAGGTCGAGAGCTATGAGGGCGGTTACGGCGACTGGATCTTCGCGCGCGCCGAGCGGGCACGCCAGGCCGACGCCACCGAGGCTCGCCGCGCGAACCTGGCACGCAAGGAACTGGCCTGGCTGCGGCGCGGCGCGAAGGCGCGCACCTCCAAGCCGCGCTATCGGGTGGAGGCGGCCGAGGCGCTGATCGCCGATGTGCCGCCGCCGCGCGATAGCGTCTCGCTGGCCGCATTCGCGCGAAAGCGCTTGGGCCGCGTCGTGATCGAACTCGAGGACGCCACCCTCACCACGCCGGATGGCCGAGAACTGGTGCGCGACTTGACCTGGCGGTTGGCGCCGGGGGAGCGGGTCGGCCTGGTCGGGGTGAACGGCTCCGGTAAGACGACCCTGCTGCGCACGCTGGCCGGTGCGGCCGAACCCGCTGCGGGCAAACGCGTTCAGGGGCAGACGGTCCAGATCGGCTGGCTGCGTCAGGAACTCGACGACCTGCCGACCCACCTTAGGGTGCTGGAAGCCGTGCAGCAGATCGCACAGCGACTCATGCTGGGCGATAAAGAGATCTCCGCGGGCCAGTTGGCCGAGCGCCTCGGCTTCACCCCGGCCCGCCAGCGCACTCCGGTCGGCGACCTGTCCGGTGGCGAGCGGCGCAGACTCCAGCTGACCCGTATCCTGATGGCCGAACCGAATGTCCTGCTCCTCGATGAGCCGACCAACGACCTGGACATCGACACCCTTCAACAGCTCGAGGATCTCCTCGACAACTGGGCGGGCACCCTGGTCGTGATCAGCCACGACCGCTACCTGATCGAGCGCATCTGTGACTCCACCTGGGCTCTGTTCGGCGATGGCAAACTCACCAACCTCCCTGGCGGCATCGATGAGTACCTGAAGAAGCGCGCCGTATTGAGCTCTGCCACAACGCGATCCACCGCGGAAACCAAGCCGGACACCCCCGCCACGGACTCCGCCGCCTACCGAGCCGCCCGCAAGGAGCTGGCCAAACTGGAACGCACCATCGACAAACTCACCGAACGCGAACAACGCCTCCACGCCGCCCTAGCCGACGCCGCCACCGACCCGGACAAACTGATCACCCTCGGCGCGGAACTCAAACAGGTCCGCGCCGAAAAGGAATCCGCCGAGGAGCGCTGGCTGGAACTAGCCGACGGCGCCTGA
- a CDS encoding LLM class flavin-dependent oxidoreductase — protein MHVGLGLPISDPAALLDWARRADAGPFSTLGLLDRLVYDNPEPLVALGMIAGATNRIKVQTEVLIAPLREPSLLAKQAATLDRMSGGRLVLGLGVGGRADDHLASGTDLRTRGRRLDEQLEIMRRLWSGQPYGPDCGPIGPAPLRPEGPEILFGGFQPAAIDRVGRWGGGFLAAAAPSWAGGLFDTARSSWKEHGRDGEPRIVAQVNVALGTPDLIEDARTSMGDYYEFSGRADYMLAGMLTTPAEIRTTISQFEDLGADEVMLYCYGRDADQVDRLAEIIA, from the coding sequence ATGCACGTCGGACTCGGTCTGCCCATCTCCGATCCCGCCGCACTGCTCGACTGGGCTCGCCGCGCCGATGCGGGCCCCTTCTCCACCCTCGGTCTGCTCGACCGGCTCGTTTACGACAATCCCGAACCACTCGTCGCGCTCGGCATGATCGCGGGCGCCACCAACCGCATCAAGGTGCAGACCGAGGTGCTCATCGCGCCGTTGCGCGAGCCGTCACTGCTCGCCAAGCAGGCCGCCACCCTGGACCGCATGTCCGGCGGCCGACTCGTGCTCGGCCTCGGCGTCGGCGGTCGCGCGGACGATCACCTCGCCTCCGGCACCGACCTGCGCACCCGCGGCCGCCGCCTGGACGAGCAGCTCGAGATCATGCGCCGCCTCTGGTCCGGCCAGCCGTACGGCCCCGACTGCGGTCCGATCGGTCCCGCGCCGCTGCGACCCGAAGGCCCCGAAATCCTGTTCGGCGGCTTTCAGCCCGCCGCCATCGATCGCGTCGGCCGGTGGGGCGGCGGCTTTCTCGCCGCCGCCGCACCCTCCTGGGCCGGTGGCCTCTTCGACACCGCCCGCTCCTCGTGGAAGGAACACGGCCGCGACGGCGAACCCCGCATCGTCGCCCAGGTCAATGTCGCACTCGGCACGCCCGACCTGATCGAAGACGCCCGCACCTCGATGGGCGACTACTACGAATTCAGTGGTCGCGCCGACTACATGCTCGCCGGCATGCTCACCACGCCCGCCGAGATCCGCACGACCATCAGCCAATTCGAAGATCTCGGCGCCGACGAGGTCATGCTCTACTGCTACGGCCGCGACGCCGACCAGGTCGACCGCCTCGCCGAGATAATCGCTTAG
- a CDS encoding 4-(cytidine 5'-diphospho)-2-C-methyl-D-erythritol kinase gives MLSVVPSPVVVRAPSKVNLHLGVGDLRADGYHDLTTVFQALSLSDDLEIAPAAALAVRVSGEGADEVPTDRTNLVWKAAVRVAHLAGRAPLVEIVINKGIPVAGGMAGGSADAAAALVGLNELWDVGLTRDELFAVATELGSDVPFALHGGTALGTGRGERLLPVLSRNTFHWVLALAKGGLSTPAVFAELDRLRENGAPPRLGQPQALMQALASGDPKQLAPLLGNDLQAAALSLKPELRRALRAGVGAGALAGLVSGSGPTCAFLCDSEDAAVAVAAELAGAGVCRSVRIASGPVSGARVISDTHGKR, from the coding sequence GTGTTGTCAGTTGTGCCAAGTCCCGTCGTCGTGCGCGCCCCGTCCAAGGTGAACCTTCATCTCGGCGTCGGTGACTTGCGCGCGGACGGCTACCACGACCTGACCACGGTGTTCCAAGCGCTATCGCTCAGCGACGATCTGGAGATCGCGCCCGCCGCCGCGCTGGCCGTCCGGGTGAGCGGCGAAGGCGCTGACGAGGTGCCGACCGATCGCACCAACCTGGTCTGGAAGGCGGCGGTGCGGGTCGCGCACCTGGCCGGGCGAGCGCCGCTGGTGGAGATCGTCATCAACAAAGGCATTCCGGTGGCCGGTGGGATGGCGGGCGGCAGCGCCGATGCCGCCGCCGCGCTCGTCGGGCTGAACGAACTATGGGATGTCGGACTGACCCGCGACGAACTGTTCGCGGTGGCGACCGAACTCGGCAGCGATGTGCCGTTCGCGCTGCACGGGGGTACGGCGCTCGGCACCGGTCGTGGTGAACGGCTGCTTCCGGTGTTGTCGCGCAATACCTTTCACTGGGTGCTCGCGCTGGCCAAGGGTGGGTTGTCCACGCCCGCGGTCTTCGCGGAACTCGATCGACTACGCGAGAACGGCGCTCCGCCCCGGCTCGGCCAGCCGCAGGCGTTGATGCAGGCACTGGCTTCGGGTGATCCGAAACAGCTTGCGCCGCTGCTGGGTAACGATCTGCAGGCGGCGGCACTGTCACTGAAGCCGGAGCTGCGCCGGGCGTTGCGCGCGGGCGTCGGCGCCGGCGCACTCGCCGGCTTGGTCTCCGGCTCCGGCCCGACGTGCGCGTTCCTCTGCGACAGCGAGGATGCCGCGGTGGCGGTGGCGGCGGAACTCGCCGGTGCAGGTGTGTGCCGAAGCGTCCGCATCGCCAGCGGCCCCGTATCAGGTGCCCGGGTCATCAGCGACACACACGGGAAGCGCTGA
- a CDS encoding heavy-metal-associated domain-containing protein has translation MATSTYTVTGMTCGHCVSSVKTEIGKIDGVTSVDVDLATGAVRVDSAAPLAAADIAAAVDEAGYEVAV, from the coding sequence ATGGCCACGAGCACTTACACCGTCACGGGAATGACCTGCGGACATTGCGTCAGTTCGGTCAAGACCGAGATCGGCAAGATCGATGGCGTGACCAGTGTGGACGTCGACCTCGCCACCGGCGCCGTCCGGGTGGACAGCGCGGCTCCGCTCGCCGCTGCCGATATCGCCGCCGCCGTGGACGAAGCGGGGTACGAGGTCGCCGTCTGA
- the rsmA gene encoding 16S rRNA (adenine(1518)-N(6)/adenine(1519)-N(6))-dimethyltransferase RsmA — protein MSEPDISARGSAALLGPAEVRALAERLGVRPTKTLGQNFVHDANTVRRIVAAAGVGRKDTVLEVGPGLGSLTLALLDVVDSVVAVEIDPVLARHLPVTVAERAPELAGQLKVVEADALRVRAGDLPVEPSALVANLPYNVAVPVLLHLLAELPSITTSLVMVQAEVADRLAAEPGSRIYGVPSVKAGFFGTVRRAGAVGTQVFWPVPRVDSGLVRIERYAEPPWPMDAAHRRRVYEVVDAAFAQRRKTLRAALGGWAGSPAEAERRLVAAGIAPTARGETLDTAAFVRLAAQAPTAAAPKQIVDT, from the coding sequence GTGTCCGAACCCGATATCTCCGCTCGTGGGAGCGCCGCGTTGCTCGGGCCCGCCGAAGTGCGGGCGCTGGCCGAGCGGCTCGGCGTGCGGCCGACCAAGACGCTCGGGCAGAACTTCGTGCACGACGCCAATACGGTGCGGCGCATTGTCGCGGCCGCGGGTGTTGGGCGTAAGGACACGGTCCTCGAGGTCGGGCCCGGGCTCGGCTCGCTGACCTTGGCGCTGCTGGATGTGGTCGATTCGGTCGTCGCGGTCGAGATCGATCCTGTTCTCGCGCGGCATCTTCCGGTGACGGTCGCCGAACGCGCGCCGGAACTGGCCGGGCAGCTGAAGGTGGTCGAGGCCGACGCGCTGCGGGTTCGGGCGGGGGATCTGCCGGTGGAACCGTCGGCGCTGGTCGCGAATCTGCCCTACAACGTCGCGGTACCGGTGCTGCTCCACCTGCTGGCCGAATTGCCCAGTATCACAACCTCATTGGTGATGGTGCAGGCCGAGGTGGCGGACCGCCTCGCCGCCGAGCCGGGCAGTCGCATCTACGGCGTCCCCAGTGTGAAGGCGGGCTTCTTCGGCACCGTGCGCCGAGCCGGCGCGGTCGGCACTCAGGTCTTCTGGCCGGTTCCACGCGTCGATTCCGGCCTGGTCCGCATCGAGCGCTACGCCGAACCGCCATGGCCGATGGACGCCGCGCACCGACGCCGCGTCTACGAGGTCGTCGACGCCGCCTTCGCCCAGCGCCGCAAGACGCTTCGCGCGGCCCTCGGTGGTTGGGCAGGTTCACCCGCCGAGGCCGAACGCCGCCTGGTCGCCGCAGGCATCGCTCCGACCGCCCGCGGCGAAACTCTCGACACTGCGGCCTTCGTCCGTCTGGCCGCCCAGGCTCCGACGGCGGCCGCGCCGAAACAGATTGTGGATACCTGA
- a CDS encoding alpha/beta fold hydrolase, whose translation MSKFTFHGSDGCPLHATVVGTGPALVLMHAGGPDHQSMLPLAARLADRNTVVLPDLRGYGQSVCADPARHTWAQYTEDVIREFLEQNPAT comes from the coding sequence ATGTCGAAGTTCACCTTCCACGGCAGCGATGGGTGCCCACTGCACGCCACCGTTGTCGGCACCGGGCCCGCGTTGGTCCTCATGCACGCGGGCGGCCCGGATCACCAGAGCATGCTTCCGCTCGCCGCCCGATTGGCCGACCGGAATACCGTGGTGCTGCCGGATCTGCGCGGCTACGGCCAGTCCGTCTGCGCCGATCCGGCACGGCACACCTGGGCGCAGTACACCGAGGACGTCATCCGGGAATTCCTCGAACAGAACCCCGCGACCTAG
- a CDS encoding transglycosylase family protein — protein sequence MSPFSRINQSRSPLLYAAVAALLVTLIVGAAMAIVNRKTVTVVVDGEQTTQTTMSRNVSGVLRAAGFDVNDRDLVRPALAAVITDGATITLNRAREVALSLDGKVEKVWSTGLTAGEVLDQLHLPGEVFVSPARNERLPLEGAALSISSPRSVSLLDGIGNPVDVRLAAPTVGEFLAVAGIPLIQEDSVEPAATTPLTDGLRIVVTRKRIENRVETMPLDPPENVIEDPTLNMSRTVVESPGAPGVQDVTFAVSMVNGQEVGRQPIASNVTVTAQPKTVRKGAKPGTEVPPVRDGAIWDALARCESTGNWAINTGNGYFGGIQFDQSTWERQGGTKYAPRADLATREEQIAIAEVTRARQGWGAWPACTSRLGIG from the coding sequence ATGTCTCCATTCTCGAGGATCAACCAGTCGCGCTCGCCGCTGCTGTACGCGGCGGTCGCGGCGTTGCTGGTGACGCTGATCGTCGGTGCCGCGATGGCGATCGTGAACCGCAAGACGGTCACGGTCGTCGTGGACGGCGAGCAGACGACGCAGACCACCATGTCGCGCAACGTCAGCGGAGTGTTGCGGGCCGCGGGGTTCGATGTGAACGATCGCGATCTGGTCCGGCCCGCGTTGGCCGCGGTGATCACCGATGGCGCGACCATTACGTTGAACCGGGCTCGTGAGGTCGCGCTGTCGTTGGACGGCAAGGTCGAGAAGGTGTGGTCCACCGGTCTGACGGCGGGTGAGGTCCTCGACCAGTTGCACCTGCCGGGCGAGGTGTTCGTATCCCCGGCACGCAACGAACGGCTGCCGCTGGAAGGTGCCGCGCTGAGTATTTCCAGCCCCCGTTCGGTCTCGCTGCTCGACGGCATCGGCAATCCGGTCGACGTCCGGCTCGCCGCGCCGACCGTCGGCGAATTCCTTGCGGTGGCGGGCATTCCGCTGATCCAGGAGGACAGCGTCGAGCCCGCCGCGACCACCCCGCTGACCGATGGTCTGCGCATCGTGGTGACCCGCAAGCGGATCGAGAACAGGGTCGAGACGATGCCGCTGGATCCGCCGGAGAATGTGATCGAGGATCCGACCCTGAATATGAGCCGGACCGTAGTGGAGAGTCCCGGAGCGCCCGGCGTCCAGGACGTCACCTTCGCGGTCAGCATGGTCAACGGCCAGGAGGTCGGCAGGCAGCCGATCGCCTCGAATGTCACCGTGACGGCGCAGCCGAAGACGGTCCGCAAGGGCGCCAAGCCTGGAACCGAAGTGCCGCCCGTGCGCGACGGCGCGATCTGGGATGCGCTGGCCCGCTGCGAATCCACCGGTAACTGGGCCATCAACACCGGCAACGGCTACTTCGGCGGCATCCAGTTCGACCAGAGCACCTGGGAGCGCCAGGGCGGAACGAAGTACGCGCCCCGCGCCGATCTGGCCACCCGCGAAGAGCAGATCGCCATCGCCGAGGTCACCCGGGCGCGGCAGGGCTGGGGTGCCTGGCCTGCTTGCACCAGCCGGCTCGGAATAGGCTAG
- a CDS encoding TatD family hydrolase, with protein MSARRPAPDLPEPLAPLVDAHTHLDACGATDAESTAVIVDRAASVGVGQVVTVADDLAAAQWAVRAANWDRRVFAAVALHPTRANALDDAAKAELERLAADPRVVAIGETGLDYYWPGKLDGCADIEDQVEGFRWHIDLAKRMRKPLMIHNREADHDLLTVLLDEGAPEAVIFHCFSSDTNMAMSCVAEGYILSFSGTVSFKNAHELREAAKVVPADQILVETDAPYLTPHPYRGAPNEPYCLPYTVRALAELREQDPLELAKTTTANARRIYGI; from the coding sequence ATGAGTGCGCGGCGTCCCGCGCCCGATCTGCCGGAACCGCTCGCGCCGCTGGTGGACGCGCACACACATCTGGACGCCTGCGGTGCGACCGATGCGGAGTCGACGGCCGTGATCGTGGACCGGGCAGCCTCGGTAGGTGTCGGTCAGGTGGTCACCGTCGCCGACGATCTGGCCGCCGCGCAGTGGGCCGTGCGAGCGGCGAACTGGGACCGCCGGGTCTTCGCCGCCGTCGCCCTGCATCCGACGCGCGCGAACGCGCTGGACGACGCGGCCAAGGCTGAACTGGAGCGTTTGGCCGCCGACCCGCGCGTGGTCGCGATCGGCGAAACCGGCCTGGACTACTACTGGCCGGGCAAGCTCGATGGCTGCGCCGATATCGAGGATCAGGTCGAAGGTTTCCGCTGGCATATTGATCTTGCCAAGCGCATGCGCAAGCCGCTGATGATCCACAACCGCGAGGCCGACCACGATCTACTGACGGTATTGCTGGACGAGGGCGCGCCGGAAGCCGTGATCTTCCATTGCTTTTCCTCGGATACCAATATGGCGATGTCCTGTGTGGCCGAGGGCTACATCCTCAGCTTCTCCGGCACGGTGAGTTTCAAGAATGCGCATGAATTGCGCGAGGCCGCCAAGGTGGTGCCCGCCGATCAGATTCTGGTGGAGACCGACGCGCCGTATCTGACCCCGCATCCGTACCGCGGTGCGCCCAATGAGCCGTATTGCCTGCCGTACACCGTGCGCGCCCTCGCGGAATTGCGGGAACAGGATCCGTTGGAGCTCGCGAAAACGACCACCGCGAACGCTCGCCGCATTTACGGAATCTGA